A portion of the Lolium rigidum isolate FL_2022 chromosome 1, APGP_CSIRO_Lrig_0.1, whole genome shotgun sequence genome contains these proteins:
- the LOC124698285 gene encoding aminoacylase-1: MQMPIMAGLSKILFFPLLLLFSAAAASPSSDAEAVSRFQEYLRIDTAQPAPDYAAAVAFLRDQAAAAGLEARTLEPAAGKPLLLLRWPGRRPSLPSILLNSHTDVVPSEPKKWEHGPFSAALDEASGRIYARGSQDMKCVGMQYLEAIRRLRDAGFVPDRNIYITFVPDEEIGGHEGVEPFVASKEFKELNVGLVLDEGLASPGEEYRVFYAERSPWWLTIKAKGAPGHGAKLYDGSAMENLMKSVEAIRRFRTAQFDLVKSGEKAEGDVVSVNFAYLKAGTPTPTGFVMNLQPSEAEVGIDIRIPPSVHTEALERRLVEEWAPASRNLSFEFKQKGSVLDNFGKPAMTTADSSNPWWPVFEESVKRAGGKLGKPEIFPASTDARYFRELGIPAFGFSPMANTPILLHDHNEFLSKDEYLKGIGIYEYIIKALATHKDDTIESESRAEL; this comes from the exons ATGCAGATGCCTATCATGGCTGGACTGTCCAAGATTCTCTTCttcccccttctcctcctcttctccgccgccgccgcctcgccgtcgtcggacgCGGAGGCGGTCTCCCGGTTCCAGGAGTACCTCCGCATCGACACCGCGCAGCCGGCGCCGGACTACGCCGCGGCGGTTGCCTTCCTCCGGGACCAGGCGGCGGCCGCCGGGCTCGAGGCGCGGACTCTGGAgcccgccgccggcaagcccctGCTGCTGCTCCGGTGGCCCGGGCGGCGGCCGTCGCTCCCTTCCATACTTCTCAACTCCCACACCGACGTCGTCCCGTCGGAGCCCAAGAAGTGGGAGCACGGGCCTTTCTCGGCCGCTCTCGACGAGGCATCCGGCCGCATCTACGCGCGTGGCTCCCAG GACATGAAGTGTGTGGGGATGCAGTATCTTGAAGCCATCCGTCGTCTCCGTGATGCGGGCTTTGTCCCAGACCGGAACATCTATATAACATTTGTCCCCGATGAGGAGATTGGTGGACACGAGGGTGTTGAGCCATTTGTTGCATCAAAGGAATTCAAAGAGCTAAATGTGGGTCTGGTTCTTGATGAGGGACTTGCATCCCCTGGGGAGGAGTACCGGGTCTTTTATGCAGAGCGTAGCCCTTGGTGGCTTACTATTAAAGCAAAGGGAGCACCAGGGCATGGTGCAAAGCTGTATGATGGTAGCGCGATGGAGAATTTAATGAAGAGTGTGGAGGCTATTCGAAGGTTCAGGACTGCTCAGTTTGATTTGGTTAAGTCTGGAGAGAAAGCTGAAGGGGATGTTGTATCTGTGAATTTTGCGTACTTGAAGGCTGGGACACCAACACCCACG GGTTTTGTGATGAATCTACAACCATCTGAAGCAGAGGTAGGTATTGACATCAGAATCCCTCCTAGTGTTCATACTGAAGCACTAGAGAGGCGTCTTGTCGAAGAATGGGCACCTGCTTCACGCAACTTGAGCTTTGAG TTTAAACAGAAGGGCTCTGTCCTTGACAACTTTGGGAAGCCAGCCATGACAACTGCTGACAGCTCAAACCCATGGTGGCCTGTGTTTGAAGAATCTGTGAAGAGAGCTGGTGGCAAACTTGGTAAGCCGGAGATATTTCCGGCCTCTACTGATGCTCGTTATTTCCGGGAACTTGGCATTCCAGCGTTCGGGTTCTCTCCTATGGCGAACACCCCAATACTGCTCCATGATCATAATGAG TTCCTGAGCAAAGATGAGTACCTCAAAGGAATTGGGATATATGAGTACATTATTAAGGCACTGGCCACACACAAAGATGACACCATCGAGAGTGAATCTAGGGCAGAGCTATGA